In the Aliarcobacter cryaerophilus genome, one interval contains:
- a CDS encoding bifunctional riboflavin kinase/FAD synthetase has protein sequence MKKSSSILVKNNIDKNSIDSIAIGGFDGMHIAHQELFKNLTPKGAIISIETGYASITPKNYRQEYTKYPIFYYDLEDIKSLDGADFIEMLKNDFKNLKKIVVGFDFCFGKNRAYKTQDLKKIFDGEVVVIPEIKLNNFPVHSRYIREFLLNGDIEKANSFLGKEYKIFGKHIVGQGLGKKEFVATINLNVNEFLLPQSGVYITKTIVNDIEYNSVSFLGHRGSTDGKFAVETHILNQENIEIKDENVQIKFIRRIRENRKFDNFLELKNQILKDIDIAKKYFY, from the coding sequence ATGAAGAAGAGTTCTTCTATTTTAGTAAAAAATAATATAGACAAAAACAGTATAGATTCAATTGCAATTGGTGGATTTGATGGTATGCATATTGCTCATCAAGAGTTATTTAAAAACTTAACTCCTAAGGGTGCAATTATAAGTATAGAAACAGGTTATGCTTCAATTACTCCAAAAAATTATAGACAAGAGTACACAAAATACCCTATTTTTTATTATGATTTAGAAGATATAAAATCTCTTGATGGAGCTGATTTTATAGAGATGTTAAAAAATGATTTTAAAAACTTGAAAAAAATAGTTGTTGGTTTTGATTTTTGTTTTGGTAAAAATAGAGCATATAAAACGCAAGATTTGAAAAAGATTTTTGATGGAGAGGTAGTTGTAATACCTGAAATAAAACTAAATAATTTTCCAGTTCATTCACGATATATAAGAGAATTTTTACTAAATGGAGATATAGAAAAAGCAAATAGCTTTTTAGGAAAAGAGTATAAAATTTTTGGCAAACATATAGTTGGTCAAGGGCTTGGAAAAAAAGAGTTTGTAGCAACTATAAATCTAAATGTAAATGAGTTTTTATTGCCACAAAGTGGAGTTTATATCACAAAAACTATTGTAAATGATATTGAATACAACTCTGTTAGTTTCTTAGGACATAGAGGCTCAACAGATGGTAAATTTGCTGTTGAAACTCATATTTTAAATCAAGAAAATATAGAGATAAAAGATGAAAATGTGCAAATAAAATTTATAAGACGCATAAGAGAAAATAGAAAATTTGATAATTTTTTAGAACTAAAAAATCAAATTCTTAAAGATATAGATATTGCTAAAAAATATTTTTATTAA
- the tlyA gene encoding 23S rRNA (cytidine-2'-O)-methyltransferase TlyA, which translates to MRLDLYLSKNFDIQSRNKALELILSNKVRVDGKIVSKASFLVDEKMKIELLEEDFYVSRAAYKLKYFLDELKNKNEINLKDKIALDIGSSTGGFTQILLEFDIQKVVCVDVGNNQLHERIKKDNRIEFFENCDIRDFKSDISFDIVTCDVSFISILNIIDSINSLDFKNIIILFKPQFEVGTGVKRDKKGVVKDKNAILKAKENFLSKAFSLNWKLNYNSISKLVGKDGNEEEFFYFSKK; encoded by the coding sequence ATGAGATTAGATTTATACTTAAGCAAAAACTTTGATATTCAAAGTAGAAATAAAGCACTTGAACTAATTCTTTCAAATAAAGTAAGAGTTGATGGCAAAATTGTATCAAAAGCCTCATTTTTAGTTGATGAAAAGATGAAAATAGAACTTCTTGAAGAGGATTTTTATGTAAGTAGAGCTGCATACAAACTAAAATATTTTTTAGATGAGCTAAAAAATAAAAATGAGATTAACTTAAAAGATAAAATAGCTCTTGATATTGGAAGTAGCACAGGTGGTTTTACACAAATCTTACTAGAATTTGATATTCAAAAAGTAGTTTGTGTTGATGTTGGAAACAATCAACTTCACGAAAGAATCAAAAAAGATAACAGAATAGAGTTTTTTGAAAACTGCGATATTAGAGATTTTAAAAGTGATATTAGCTTTGATATTGTAACTTGCGATGTCTCTTTTATCTCTATTTTAAATATTATTGACTCAATAAACTCTTTAGATTTTAAAAATATAATTATACTTTTTAAACCACAATTTGAAGTAGGAACTGGTGTAAAAAGAGATAAAAAAGGTGTAGTAAAAGATAAAAATGCGATTTTAAAAGCTAAAGAAAACTTCTTAAGCAAAGCATTTTCTTTGAATTGGAAATTAAATTATAACAGCATTAGTAAGCTTGTAGGAAAAGATGGAAATGAAGAAGAGTTCTTCTATTTTAGTAAAAAATAA
- a CDS encoding DUF4885 family protein yields MNINTNIQSFSSQSGIKVTQNGNTNQSIDKSKNSEAVNINIDSKTLDTLNLLSSLEEETFIKSYNNFISDDEKAIRNRLEEVYSKATKENKKFANPEQHINDKYYSQASPYYIEGLSRMERDVAHKHEMDYLKYGKLRNISFIDPNIKDLNSMNDRVESAEKKAFNRDMVNEQFQKLLKKYGISIPKDSNLRFTIEPYDYKVTVSGLDDKNLSSLIEDVLNTGDNSKELFRHISYSRSSYLDDSTQFDKDKSMKYGIYHNVKELTGYDLRELENIDGKFLTKDGTDVIELLRIGVMNSKNIPEQYKSVAFDSYSADLSEVARKGFENIEDLNLSIDYKNSSFHDVGQSETYGVGKRDWIYELKASKTQTLGEAFKEYRKDIVYGENSQDIIKDALNLKEFSFKGIKSEADSLLEKYGSKDMELIKLLLMQKYLMGKDDSEADKEFYKLLKEWEESKNQE; encoded by the coding sequence ATGAATATAAATACTAATATACAATCGTTTAGCTCACAAAGTGGAATAAAAGTAACACAAAATGGAAATACTAATCAAAGTATAGATAAAAGCAAAAATAGTGAAGCTGTAAATATAAATATAGACTCAAAGACACTAGATACTTTAAATCTATTATCATCTTTGGAGGAAGAAACTTTTATTAAAAGCTACAATAACTTTATAAGTGATGATGAAAAAGCTATTAGAAATAGACTAGAAGAAGTTTACTCAAAAGCAACAAAAGAGAATAAAAAATTTGCAAATCCAGAGCAACATATTAATGATAAATATTATTCACAAGCCTCACCATACTATATAGAAGGTTTAAGTAGAATGGAAAGAGATGTAGCCCATAAACATGAAATGGATTATTTAAAATATGGAAAGTTAAGAAATATAAGCTTTATTGACCCAAATATAAAAGATTTAAATTCAATGAATGATAGAGTAGAGAGTGCAGAAAAAAAAGCATTTAATAGAGATATGGTTAATGAACAGTTCCAAAAACTTTTAAAAAAATATGGTATTTCTATTCCTAAAGATAGTAATCTTAGATTTACAATTGAACCTTATGATTATAAAGTAACTGTTAGTGGACTTGATGATAAAAATCTATCTAGTTTAATAGAAGATGTTTTAAACACAGGAGATAACTCAAAAGAATTATTTAGACATATTTCATATAGTCGTTCAAGCTATTTAGATGATTCAACTCAGTTTGATAAAGATAAATCAATGAAATATGGAATATATCATAATGTAAAAGAGCTAACTGGATATGACCTAAGAGAGTTGGAAAATATAGATGGTAAGTTTTTAACAAAAGATGGAACAGATGTTATAGAGTTATTAAGAATTGGTGTTATGAATAGTAAAAATATTCCTGAACAATATAAAAGTGTTGCCTTTGATAGTTATAGTGCAGATTTATCAGAAGTTGCAAGAAAAGGTTTTGAAAATATAGAAGATTTAAATTTATCAATAGATTACAAAAATAGCTCTTTTCATGATGTTGGACAGAGTGAAACATATGGAGTTGGTAAAAGAGATTGGATATATGAATTAAAAGCTTCAAAGACTCAAACTTTAGGCGAAGCTTTTAAAGAATATAGAAAAGATATAGTTTATGGTGAAAATAGTCAAGATATTATAAAAGATGCACTAAATTTAAAAGAGTTTAGCTTTAAAGGAATAAAATCTGAAGCAGATAGTTTACTTGAAAAATATGGCTCAAAAGATATGGAACTAATCAAACTTTTACTTATGCAAAAATATCTTATGGGTAAAGATGATAGTGAAGCAGATAAAGAGTTTTATAAACTTTTAAAAGAGTGGGAAGAGAGTAAAAATCAAGAGTAG
- a CDS encoding YigZ family protein encodes MKFVQKEFTATLEEKKSKFLAFLVPYKDFDKTMQRLRSEHPKAVHFVYAYRYLNEFEQIVENSSDDGEPRGTSGKPTLAVLSGAGIINSAAIIVRYFGGIKLGTGGLVRAYGGSLNEVIKIAEFFEYKKLENHILECEYSSLGQLEYILNQNSIKIINKDFLNIIKITIQITKDEFDTLKSLLPREIKII; translated from the coding sequence ATGAAATTTGTACAAAAAGAGTTTACAGCAACACTAGAAGAGAAAAAATCAAAATTTTTAGCTTTTTTAGTTCCATATAAAGATTTTGATAAAACAATGCAAAGATTAAGAAGTGAGCATCCAAAGGCTGTTCATTTTGTTTATGCTTATAGATATTTAAATGAGTTTGAGCAAATTGTTGAAAATAGTAGTGATGATGGAGAACCACGAGGAACAAGTGGAAAACCAACTTTGGCTGTTTTAAGTGGTGCGGGTATTATAAATAGCGCAGCAATAATAGTTCGATATTTTGGTGGAATAAAACTAGGAACTGGTGGATTAGTTCGAGCTTATGGTGGCTCTTTAAATGAAGTTATAAAAATTGCAGAGTTTTTTGAGTATAAAAAACTAGAGAATCATATATTAGAGTGCGAATATAGTTCTTTAGGGCAACTTGAGTACATTTTAAATCAAAATAGTATAAAAATTATAAATAAAGATTTTTTAAATATTATAAAAATAACAATCCAAATTACAAAAGATGAATTTGATACTCTAAAATCTTTACTTCCAAGAGAAATTAAGATAATATAA
- a CDS encoding type II secretion system protein GspD, protein MKWFLNLFFLIFFSVQSFANDSIDVNFTNLKLDEFIKIVSKVSNKNILVSEPLDINLNFVSNKKVKKDELITILKTILDEHNYVLEQKGDFLKISKKIPPKKENSISKVYELRNIDAENIAKILENIIEKNSYEDGEKPNISFAQETNSIVLTGQKDILEPLFALLKDLDKQKEQVYIQAKIIEVNNELVNKIGLSYGILKADSSSDGIMAISTNLNGGSKSIEDASTLLGIDVKKLNLKSGLALGASLNLLKQQGALDIVSEPSILALNNKESFIYVGEKISMQTSSSVTDGGTQRTNYEREDIGLTLKVKPRVSSDTKLTLEINTLLENLKARSVGVSNPDTLKKEINTTAILSNGESVIIGGLIENKNEIVEEKVPVLGDIPVLGGLFKNESNLNRKNNLVIIVTPYIIQKNQDITYIRDKLTKLKALEERYLEESLSDLKVELKSKNENKIEDTQALQEKKFKDFFEQQ, encoded by the coding sequence ATGAAATGGTTTTTAAATCTCTTTTTTCTTATATTCTTTTCTGTACAAAGCTTTGCCAATGATTCTATAGATGTAAATTTTACAAATTTAAAACTGGATGAATTTATAAAAATAGTTTCAAAAGTGAGTAATAAAAATATTCTTGTAAGTGAACCTTTGGATATAAATTTAAACTTTGTATCAAATAAAAAGGTAAAAAAAGATGAACTAATTACGATTTTAAAAACTATTTTAGATGAGCACAACTATGTTTTAGAACAAAAAGGTGATTTTTTAAAAATTAGTAAAAAAATACCACCAAAAAAAGAAAATTCTATCTCAAAAGTTTATGAATTAAGAAATATCGATGCAGAAAATATAGCTAAGATATTGGAAAATATTATTGAAAAAAATAGTTATGAAGATGGTGAAAAACCAAATATTTCATTTGCACAAGAGACAAATTCAATTGTTTTAACAGGTCAAAAAGATATTTTGGAGCCACTTTTTGCTCTTTTAAAAGATTTGGATAAACAAAAAGAGCAGGTCTATATTCAAGCAAAAATTATAGAGGTAAACAATGAACTTGTAAATAAAATAGGTTTATCTTATGGAATTTTAAAAGCAGATAGCTCAAGTGATGGAATTATGGCAATATCAACAAACTTAAATGGTGGCTCAAAAAGTATTGAAGATGCTTCAACACTTTTAGGTATAGATGTAAAAAAATTAAATCTTAAATCAGGACTTGCTTTGGGTGCAAGTTTAAATCTTTTAAAACAGCAAGGAGCTTTGGATATTGTTTCTGAACCATCAATTTTGGCTTTAAATAACAAAGAGAGTTTTATATATGTTGGAGAAAAAATCTCTATGCAAACTTCAAGTAGTGTAACAGATGGTGGAACTCAAAGAACAAACTATGAAAGAGAAGATATTGGATTGACTTTAAAAGTAAAACCTAGAGTTTCAAGTGACACAAAACTTACTTTAGAGATTAATACACTTTTGGAGAATTTAAAAGCAAGATCAGTTGGAGTTAGTAATCCTGACACTCTTAAAAAAGAGATAAATACAACAGCAATTTTAAGTAATGGAGAGAGTGTAATAATAGGTGGGTTAATTGAAAATAAAAATGAGATTGTAGAAGAAAAAGTACCAGTTTTGGGAGATATTCCAGTTTTAGGAGGACTTTTTAAAAATGAGTCAAATCTCAATAGAAAAAATAATCTAGTAATAATTGTAACTCCATATATTATTCAAAAAAACCAAGATATTACATATATAAGAGATAAATTAACAAAGCTAAAAGCACTAGAAGAGAGATATTTAGAAGAGAGTTTGAGTGATTTAAAAGTTGAATTAAAATCAAAAAATGAGAACAAAATAGAAGATACACAAGCTTTACAAGAAAAAAAGTTTAAAGATTTTTTTGAGCAACAGTGA
- a CDS encoding radical SAM/SPASM domain-containing protein, translating into MCNLKCSFCPPKLFPNKIMDLNTFDRLNFELKDITNELAYHIVGDPLVLTNLSEYLNISKKHNLKVNITTTANNISQKHYEALLNPTIKQINFSLNSYNANSHKKSFDEYIEPILEFVKFAQESKHEYFINFRIWNLDEQESAKEFNLKVFDRLNNFFSSNLNIDEIYLNKPKNIRVARKIFINFDEYFVWPNLKNEVVSQKGFCYGLNSHFGILSNGTVVPCCLDLDANINLGNIQKSTIKEILQGQRAKEMINGFKNNILKEELCQKCEYRTRFDF; encoded by the coding sequence ATTTGTAATCTAAAATGCTCTTTTTGCCCACCAAAACTATTTCCAAATAAAATTATGGATTTAAATACTTTTGATAGATTAAATTTTGAGCTAAAAGATATTACAAATGAGTTGGCATACCATATTGTTGGTGACCCTTTGGTTTTGACAAATTTAAGTGAATATTTAAATATAAGCAAAAAGCATAATTTAAAGGTAAATATAACAACAACAGCAAATAATATTTCACAAAAGCACTATGAAGCTTTATTAAATCCTACAATTAAGCAGATAAATTTTTCTCTAAACTCATATAATGCAAACTCTCATAAAAAAAGTTTTGATGAGTATATAGAGCCAATTTTAGAGTTTGTAAAGTTTGCACAAGAGAGCAAACATGAATATTTTATAAACTTTAGAATTTGGAATTTGGATGAGCAAGAAAGTGCAAAAGAGTTTAATTTGAAGGTTTTTGATAGATTAAATAACTTTTTTTCTTCAAATTTAAATATAGATGAGATATATCTAAATAAGCCAAAAAATATAAGAGTTGCTAGAAAAATATTTATAAATTTTGATGAATATTTTGTTTGGCCAAACTTAAAAAATGAAGTAGTAAGTCAAAAAGGTTTTTGTTATGGTTTAAACTCACATTTTGGTATTTTATCAAATGGAACAGTTGTTCCTTGTTGTTTGGATTTAGATGCAAATATAAATTTGGGAAATATTCAAAAATCAACTATAAAAGAGATTTTGCAAGGACAAAGAGCAAAAGAGATGATAAATGGTTTTAAAAACAATATTTTAAAAGAGGAGCTTTGTCAAAAGTGTGAATATAGGACAAGGTTTGATTTTTAA